The proteins below are encoded in one region of Nakamurella flava:
- the thiO gene encoding glycine oxidase ThiO gives MQHPPGPPAPVGDGAPLSVVGGGVIGLSIARRAALDGWTVTVHRAPERGASWVAGGMLAPHSEAWPGEDAQLDIGLRSLRLWQATGPGSYLDGLPADVVTTRSSLVVAVDRADAADLRTVAGHLAAQGHPVELVTDARRLEPTLASGIRHGFVAGDEWAVDNRALVQALESECTRLGVRWADPLPDADAFAAVPGHRVLAAGIDSPRFWPGLPVRPVKGEILRLRRRPGVLPPPTRTVRARVHGRSVYLVPRADGVVVGATQYEHGRDISPTVTGVRELLDDACAVVPSLGEYELAEIAAGLRPGTPDNLPIVERLDDRTVVATGHGRNGFLLTPWTVERVAGLLADSRQDPAAAMSAISTDPNRVASTVGATT, from the coding sequence GGTCTGTCGATCGCCCGTCGCGCCGCGCTGGACGGGTGGACGGTGACCGTGCACCGCGCCCCGGAGCGAGGCGCCTCGTGGGTGGCCGGCGGCATGCTCGCCCCCCACAGTGAGGCGTGGCCCGGCGAGGACGCCCAGCTCGACATCGGGCTGCGCTCGTTGCGGCTGTGGCAGGCCACCGGTCCCGGCAGCTACCTGGACGGGCTGCCCGCCGACGTCGTCACCACCCGGTCGTCGCTGGTCGTCGCCGTCGACCGGGCCGACGCGGCCGATCTGCGCACCGTGGCCGGACACCTGGCCGCGCAGGGACATCCGGTCGAACTCGTCACCGACGCCCGCCGGCTGGAACCCACGCTGGCGTCGGGGATCCGGCACGGCTTCGTCGCCGGTGACGAGTGGGCGGTCGACAACCGCGCGCTCGTACAGGCTCTGGAGTCCGAGTGCACCAGACTCGGTGTGCGGTGGGCGGACCCGCTGCCCGATGCCGACGCCTTCGCCGCCGTGCCGGGTCATCGCGTCCTGGCCGCCGGGATCGACAGCCCCCGGTTCTGGCCCGGTCTGCCCGTCCGTCCGGTCAAGGGCGAGATCCTCCGCCTGCGGCGTCGCCCCGGTGTCCTCCCGCCGCCCACCCGCACGGTGCGCGCCCGGGTCCACGGCCGATCCGTGTACCTGGTGCCCCGCGCCGACGGCGTCGTGGTCGGCGCCACCCAGTACGAGCACGGCCGGGACATCAGCCCGACCGTCACCGGGGTCCGCGAACTCCTCGACGACGCCTGCGCCGTCGTGCCGTCGCTCGGGGAGTACGAACTCGCCGAGATCGCGGCCGGGCTGCGACCGGGCACGCCCGACAACCTGCCGATCGTCGAGCGGCTGGACGATCGCACCGTCGTCGCCACCGGACACGGCCGCAACGGGTTCCTGCTGACGCCGTGGACGGTCGAGCGGGTGGCCGGTCTGTTGGCCGACTCCCGGCAGGACCCGGCGGCCGCGATGTCCGCCATCAGCACCGACCCGAACCGGGTCGCCTCCACCGTGGGAGCCACCACATGA
- the thiS gene encoding sulfur carrier protein ThiS — MRLLVNDREVDFPAETPDTATGPTVTALLAGLGYPEQGIAVAVDAAVVPRSQWASAELRPGVRVDVVTAVQGG, encoded by the coding sequence ATGAGACTTCTCGTCAACGACCGCGAGGTCGATTTCCCGGCTGAGACCCCGGATACCGCAACGGGTCCCACTGTGACGGCGCTGCTGGCCGGTCTGGGCTACCCGGAGCAGGGCATCGCCGTGGCCGTGGACGCGGCCGTCGTGCCCCGGTCGCAGTGGGCGAGCGCCGAGCTCCGCCCCGGCGTCCGCGTCGACGTGGTGACGGCGGTGCAGGGTGGCTGA
- a CDS encoding thiazole synthase, which translates to MPTVVRDELVIADRTFGSRLILGTGGAANLAVLEEALVASGTELTTVALRRVDAGGGTGVLDVLRRLGITALPNTAGCRGAAEAVFTAALAREALETNWVKLEVIADERTLLPDAIELVAAAEQLVDDGFVVLPYTTDDPVLARRLEDVGCAAVMPLGSPIGSGLGIANPHAIEMIVAQAGVPVILDAGIGTASDAALAMELGCSAVLLASAVTRAADPPTMAAAMAAAVRAGALARQAGRIPRRFWAEASSPAL; encoded by the coding sequence GTGCCGACCGTCGTCCGCGACGAGCTGGTCATCGCCGACCGCACCTTCGGGTCCCGGCTGATCCTGGGCACCGGGGGCGCGGCCAACCTGGCGGTGCTCGAGGAGGCGCTGGTGGCGTCCGGGACGGAGCTGACCACCGTCGCCCTCCGCCGGGTCGACGCCGGGGGCGGCACCGGAGTGCTGGACGTCCTGCGACGCCTGGGGATCACCGCGTTGCCGAACACCGCCGGGTGCCGCGGCGCGGCCGAGGCGGTCTTCACCGCTGCGCTGGCCCGCGAGGCGCTGGAGACGAACTGGGTCAAACTCGAGGTCATCGCGGACGAGCGCACGCTGCTCCCGGACGCCATCGAGCTGGTCGCCGCGGCCGAGCAACTTGTGGACGACGGGTTCGTGGTGCTGCCCTACACGACCGACGACCCGGTGCTGGCCCGGCGGCTGGAGGACGTGGGCTGCGCCGCCGTCATGCCGCTGGGCTCGCCCATCGGTTCCGGGCTGGGCATCGCCAACCCGCACGCCATCGAGATGATCGTCGCGCAGGCCGGGGTCCCGGTGATCCTGGACGCCGGTATCGGCACCGCCAGCGACGCCGCCCTGGCCATGGAACTGGGGTGCTCGGCGGTGCTGCTGGCCAGCGCGGTCACCCGGGCCGCCGACCCGCCGACGATGGCCGCAGCCATGGCGGCCGCGGTCCGGGCCGGGGCGCTGGCCCGGCAGGCGGGTCGCATCCCCCGGCGGTTCTGGGCCGAGGCCTCGTCCCCCGCCCTGTAG
- a CDS encoding DUF2537 domain-containing protein, translating to MSITPPPLPPEGPATAAFGGSAADESPARSGTVVPFPRRADATVIPDAEGPTDEDDDGTADDTPGDHRDWAWVEEWRDGREPTPWAPGLAVAAFAMLVVGIAIVVLSDGLSGNPVVAVLVNLLVAAGLVPAIWLSRELPVLRWIGLGAAVGVVAGWITAIGMVG from the coding sequence GTGTCGATCACCCCACCCCCGCTGCCGCCTGAGGGTCCGGCCACTGCGGCGTTCGGCGGGTCGGCGGCGGACGAGTCACCGGCCCGGTCCGGCACCGTGGTGCCGTTCCCGCGCCGCGCCGACGCCACCGTCATCCCGGACGCCGAGGGCCCCACCGACGAGGACGACGACGGAACGGCCGACGACACACCCGGCGATCACCGCGATTGGGCGTGGGTCGAGGAATGGCGGGACGGTCGGGAGCCCACTCCCTGGGCGCCGGGTCTCGCGGTCGCCGCGTTCGCGATGCTCGTCGTCGGCATCGCCATCGTCGTGCTGTCCGACGGGCTGTCCGGCAACCCCGTCGTCGCCGTACTGGTCAACCTGTTGGTCGCCGCCGGCCTGGTACCGGCGATCTGGTTGTCCCGCGAACTCCCGGTGCTGCGCTGGATCGGTCTGGGCGCCGCCGTCGGGGTGGTGGCGGGCTGGATCACCGCCATCGGCATGGTCGGCTGA
- a CDS encoding TrmH family RNA methyltransferase gives MTPAPSTVGPTVDVVEIDDPDDPRLDDFRDLSRADRRPDRPGGRGLVIAEGVVVVRRLLASRYPVRALLGIRRRIEELLPDLAATTTPWSPAAGPAVPAYVASAEVMAQAVGFHLNRGVLATADRAAFPAADDLLRSARTVAVLEGVGDHENLGALFRNVAALGVDAVLLGEGCADPLYRRSVRVSMGTVLFVPFAPLDGWPDTAFDRLRGAGFRTVALTPAGEHTLRTAGLADAARVAVLLGSEGPGLTDAALAAADVRVRIPMARGVDSINVATAGAVAFATLADRA, from the coding sequence GTGACGCCAGCACCGTCCACCGTCGGCCCGACCGTGGACGTCGTCGAGATCGACGACCCGGATGACCCGCGCCTGGACGACTTCCGTGACCTGTCCCGGGCCGACCGCCGTCCGGACCGGCCCGGGGGACGCGGGCTGGTGATCGCCGAGGGGGTCGTCGTCGTCCGACGCCTGCTCGCCTCCCGGTATCCGGTGCGGGCCCTGCTCGGCATCCGCCGGCGTATCGAGGAATTGCTGCCCGACCTCGCCGCCACCACCACCCCATGGTCACCGGCCGCCGGCCCGGCCGTCCCGGCCTACGTGGCGTCGGCCGAGGTGATGGCGCAGGCGGTTGGCTTCCACCTGAACCGGGGCGTCCTGGCCACCGCGGATCGGGCGGCGTTCCCGGCCGCCGACGATCTGCTGCGGTCTGCCCGCACGGTGGCCGTCCTGGAAGGGGTGGGGGATCACGAGAACCTCGGGGCACTGTTCCGCAACGTGGCCGCGCTCGGCGTCGACGCGGTCCTGCTCGGGGAGGGCTGTGCGGACCCGCTCTACCGGCGCAGCGTGCGGGTGTCGATGGGCACGGTGCTGTTCGTGCCCTTCGCCCCGCTGGATGGCTGGCCCGACACCGCGTTCGATCGGTTGCGGGGAGCCGGTTTTCGCACGGTCGCGTTGACCCCGGCGGGTGAGCACACCCTGCGGACCGCCGGTCTGGCCGACGCCGCCCGGGTCGCCGTGCTGCTGGGGTCGGAGGGCCCGGGCCTGACCGACGCCGCGCTCGCGGCGGCCGACGTGCGGGTGCGGATCCCGATGGCCCGGGGGGTTGACTCCATCAACGTCGCGACCGCCGGGGCGGTGGCGTTCGCGACCCTGGCCGACCGGGCCTGA
- a CDS encoding MarR family winged helix-turn-helix transcriptional regulator: protein MSSDVIGAPVDDAATAESPRWLSPTEQSAWRAWLETYRLVVPVLDRQLQVAGGLALSDYEVLVCLSEAPEGRLRMGLVADRTVSTRSAISRSIDRLVARGWVRRERSGEDQRGFYAALTETGVDALAGLAPAHVATVRSTLIDLLDPTELAVLDRIGQKVRRASTGAPGPDRR, encoded by the coding sequence ATGAGCAGTGACGTGATCGGTGCGCCGGTCGACGATGCGGCGACTGCGGAGTCGCCCCGATGGCTGTCGCCCACCGAGCAGTCGGCGTGGCGGGCGTGGCTGGAGACGTACCGGCTCGTGGTGCCGGTCCTGGACCGGCAACTGCAGGTCGCCGGTGGACTCGCCCTGTCCGACTACGAGGTGCTGGTCTGCCTCTCCGAAGCGCCGGAGGGGCGGTTGCGGATGGGGCTGGTGGCCGACCGGACGGTCTCCACCCGGAGTGCGATCAGCCGGTCCATCGACCGGCTGGTCGCCCGCGGGTGGGTGCGCCGGGAGCGCAGCGGCGAGGACCAGCGGGGTTTCTACGCCGCGCTGACCGAGACGGGGGTCGACGCGTTGGCCGGCCTGGCCCCGGCGCATGTCGCGACCGTCCGGTCCACCCTGATCGACTTGCTGGACCCGACCGAACTGGCCGTCCTGGACCGGATCGGGCAGAAGGTGCGCCGGGCGTCGACCGGCGCCCCGGGGCCGGACCGCCGGTGA
- a CDS encoding MarR family winged helix-turn-helix transcriptional regulator, translating to MSDPADLAGELRLAVHRLTRRLRQQGPTNGLTLTQLSALAIVWRDGPLSAGDLAQREQVRPPSITRVLTALEQMDLITREGNPNDGRQVLVHMTPLGDERMRTYVQERERWLAELLTTLSDEDRDVLHRAALLLEDLAAR from the coding sequence ATGTCCGACCCTGCCGACCTGGCCGGAGAGCTGCGGCTGGCAGTGCACCGTCTGACCCGTCGACTGCGCCAGCAGGGCCCCACCAATGGCTTGACCCTCACCCAGCTGTCGGCGTTGGCGATCGTCTGGCGGGATGGCCCGTTGTCCGCCGGTGACCTCGCCCAACGCGAGCAGGTCCGCCCGCCGTCGATCACGCGGGTGCTGACCGCGTTGGAGCAGATGGATCTGATCACGCGGGAGGGCAACCCGAACGACGGCCGGCAGGTGCTCGTCCACATGACACCGCTCGGCGACGAGCGCATGCGCACCTACGTGCAGGAACGGGAACGGTGGCTGGCCGAGCTGTTGACCACCCTGTCCGACGAGGACCGCGACGTGCTGCACCGGGCGGCGCTGCTGCTGGAGGACCTGGCCGCCCGGTGA
- a CDS encoding DUF2530 domain-containing protein — protein sequence MSATPAPDQPPTPPPVRIGVWHIAAPGGLICVVVSIVLLFFIPQLRDADALIWLWSFLAAAGWSLVGLSIYGWQRRAARRGARGVSRSALDEVIGRGPA from the coding sequence GTGAGTGCCACACCCGCTCCGGACCAGCCGCCCACGCCGCCGCCCGTGCGGATCGGGGTCTGGCACATCGCCGCACCGGGCGGCCTCATCTGCGTGGTGGTCTCGATCGTCCTGCTGTTCTTCATCCCGCAGCTGCGGGACGCGGACGCACTGATCTGGCTGTGGTCGTTCCTGGCCGCCGCCGGCTGGAGCCTGGTCGGCCTGTCCATCTACGGCTGGCAGCGACGGGCCGCCCGCCGGGGGGCCCGGGGCGTCTCCCGCAGCGCCTTGGACGAGGTCATCGGACGCGGCCCGGCCTGA
- a CDS encoding sacsin N-terminal ATP-binding-like domain-containing protein, whose translation MTDPADPFGTEALRSAVLDSWARSPARFREDANAEESLALGGYAGRVLVELVANAVDAAVEAGVPARVRVAFVAGTDAAPELRVADNGIGLTPAAVAGLASLRASGKRDTAVTVGHFGVGFTAVLSVADRAAVVSRSGTVVFDGARTAAAVADLQNATLDGEVSRRSGTVPVLRLPWSVSGVEPPPDGFTTEVRLPLRPAARADVERLVADPRTVDDLFWALAELDEITIDGVTSHRRREDDGTVTLLTDGAAARRFRVVERTGVADPELLADRPVEERARRRWWVRWIQPLPEHETADRYDDLGTFPTARGSNGPTTAGDPWVADTVGAPTPTDEPLSLPAGLIGTFPVDDTRRRLAPGALTDHLLSAAVDGYVELLAATEPGDRWRLLPTAGFPVGPIDGRLREGIVAAAAAAPLLLTATGDEVTADRACLLPGITPRAAELLGQALPGLLAPPPVAALPVLRALGVRTTDLSAASGALAGIDRPPAFWGEVYRELAAGDRPDGEALADLPVPLLGAAGRPSRRAIGPRGLLLLPADAGVQERAAVRRLVAVVPGLRIVDPEASAPLLERLGARAATPSAVLADPAVAAAVDELAADPESSDDLVDDLEAGGGPRPALTRAVLDLVVAGADVPAPLVGRLVLTDADDDWARADELHVPGSPLASVVRPDDLVPVHPDWSDRYPATVLTAVGVRDGFAVVEVTDPVTDDLSLPDLDEWLDRHPGPPSAITAVLDLDLVDEDRWPRALALLAADPAARGAVRPGPDGPSYPGWWLGEFAVLQGAPLRSFRLPAAHDLEGLYDVLPLALDAEFARACGVRTGLADAAEDPQELLDRFTDARRVVAPVLVRPVTDVLVDRILVALQRDLFDTGDGLRMPDGVRTLAGTVVDADDAVVLDAPWWAQVLAADTVIPGGVDPRRTAEAWDLPCATQEYGAQVQTGAAPTDAAWVEAARARLTRAAAALGAGLDVSREVLLFSDLRVAVDGAPAVAVRWWVEPGSGRLWCDGSAEAAGRAIAWRAGRWPDRQLAVAAAQDSTLAVLEAALD comes from the coding sequence GTGACCGATCCGGCCGACCCGTTCGGGACGGAGGCCCTCCGGTCCGCCGTCCTGGACAGCTGGGCGCGCTCGCCGGCGCGCTTCCGTGAGGATGCCAACGCCGAGGAGTCGTTGGCGTTGGGCGGCTACGCGGGTCGGGTCCTGGTCGAACTGGTCGCCAATGCGGTCGACGCCGCCGTCGAGGCCGGAGTGCCGGCCCGCGTCCGGGTCGCCTTCGTCGCCGGCACGGACGCGGCCCCGGAACTGCGGGTGGCCGACAACGGCATCGGCCTGACCCCGGCGGCGGTGGCCGGGCTGGCCTCGCTCCGCGCCTCGGGCAAGCGCGACACCGCCGTCACCGTGGGGCATTTCGGGGTCGGCTTCACCGCTGTGCTATCGGTCGCCGACCGGGCGGCGGTGGTGTCGAGATCCGGAACCGTGGTCTTCGACGGGGCGCGCACCGCCGCCGCAGTGGCCGATCTCCAGAACGCGACCCTGGACGGGGAGGTCAGCCGACGCTCGGGCACCGTCCCGGTGCTCCGGCTGCCGTGGTCGGTCAGCGGGGTCGAACCCCCGCCGGACGGGTTCACCACCGAGGTGCGGCTGCCGCTGCGGCCGGCGGCGCGGGCCGATGTCGAACGGCTCGTCGCCGACCCTCGCACGGTCGACGACCTGTTCTGGGCGCTGGCCGAGTTGGACGAGATCACCATCGACGGGGTCACCTCCCATCGGCGACGGGAGGACGACGGCACCGTCACCCTGCTCACCGACGGCGCGGCCGCGCGACGGTTCCGGGTGGTCGAGCGCACCGGTGTCGCCGATCCCGAACTGCTGGCCGATCGCCCGGTGGAGGAGCGGGCCCGCCGGCGGTGGTGGGTGCGCTGGATCCAGCCCCTGCCGGAGCATGAGACCGCCGACCGATATGACGATCTGGGCACCTTTCCGACGGCCCGCGGATCGAACGGTCCCACCACTGCGGGCGACCCGTGGGTCGCCGACACCGTCGGCGCCCCCACCCCGACAGACGAGCCACTGTCGTTGCCGGCCGGCCTGATCGGCACCTTCCCGGTCGACGACACCCGGCGGCGGTTGGCGCCCGGGGCGCTGACCGACCACCTGCTGAGCGCGGCCGTCGACGGGTACGTCGAGCTGCTGGCCGCCACCGAGCCGGGCGACCGCTGGCGGCTGCTGCCGACGGCCGGGTTCCCGGTCGGGCCCATCGACGGCCGCCTCCGGGAGGGCATCGTCGCCGCCGCGGCGGCCGCGCCGCTGCTGCTCACCGCCACGGGCGACGAGGTGACGGCCGACCGGGCCTGCCTGCTGCCCGGGATCACCCCCCGGGCGGCCGAGCTGCTCGGCCAGGCCCTGCCGGGTCTGCTGGCTCCGCCGCCGGTCGCCGCGCTGCCGGTGCTCCGCGCGCTCGGGGTGCGGACGACGGACCTGTCGGCGGCCAGCGGCGCCCTGGCCGGGATCGACCGGCCGCCCGCGTTCTGGGGTGAGGTGTACCGGGAGCTCGCCGCCGGCGATCGTCCGGACGGGGAGGCGCTGGCCGATCTCCCGGTTCCGCTGCTGGGTGCGGCGGGCCGGCCGTCTCGCCGGGCCATCGGGCCACGGGGCCTGCTGCTGCTTCCCGCCGACGCCGGCGTGCAGGAGCGAGCCGCGGTGCGCCGGCTCGTCGCGGTCGTGCCGGGCCTGCGCATCGTCGACCCCGAGGCGTCGGCCCCGCTGCTGGAACGACTGGGCGCCCGGGCGGCGACCCCGTCGGCGGTGCTGGCTGACCCGGCGGTGGCCGCGGCCGTCGACGAGCTCGCCGCCGATCCGGAGTCGAGCGACGATCTGGTGGACGACCTGGAAGCCGGGGGCGGCCCGCGTCCGGCGCTCACCCGGGCCGTGCTGGATCTGGTGGTCGCCGGGGCCGACGTGCCCGCCCCGCTGGTCGGTCGGCTGGTCCTGACCGATGCCGACGACGACTGGGCCCGGGCCGACGAACTGCACGTCCCCGGCTCGCCGTTGGCCTCTGTGGTGCGTCCGGACGATCTGGTTCCGGTGCATCCCGACTGGTCCGACCGCTACCCGGCGACGGTGCTGACCGCGGTGGGCGTGCGGGACGGCTTCGCGGTGGTCGAGGTGACCGATCCGGTTACCGACGATCTGAGCCTGCCCGACCTCGACGAATGGCTCGACCGGCACCCCGGGCCGCCGTCGGCGATCACCGCGGTCCTGGATCTGGACCTGGTGGACGAGGACCGGTGGCCCCGGGCGCTGGCCCTGCTGGCCGCCGATCCGGCGGCCCGGGGCGCCGTGCGTCCGGGACCCGACGGGCCGTCCTACCCGGGGTGGTGGCTGGGGGAGTTCGCCGTCCTGCAGGGGGCGCCGCTGCGGTCGTTCCGGTTGCCCGCGGCCCACGATCTGGAAGGCCTGTACGACGTGCTGCCGCTGGCCTTGGACGCCGAGTTCGCCCGGGCCTGCGGGGTGCGGACGGGGCTCGCCGACGCCGCGGAGGACCCGCAGGAACTACTCGACCGGTTCACCGATGCGCGGCGGGTCGTCGCGCCGGTGCTGGTGCGGCCGGTGACCGACGTGCTGGTCGACCGCATCCTCGTCGCCCTGCAGCGGGATTTGTTCGACACCGGCGACGGACTGCGTATGCCCGACGGGGTCCGCACGCTGGCCGGGACGGTGGTCGACGCCGACGACGCCGTGGTGCTGGATGCGCCCTGGTGGGCCCAGGTGCTGGCGGCGGACACGGTCATTCCCGGGGGTGTCGACCCGCGCCGCACCGCGGAGGCGTGGGACCTGCCGTGCGCGACGCAGGAATACGGAGCGCAGGTGCAGACCGGGGCGGCGCCGACGGACGCGGCGTGGGTGGAGGCGGCCCGGGCGCGGCTGACCCGGGCGGCGGCCGCCCTGGGCGCCGGACTGGACGTCAGCCGGGAGGTGCTGCTGTTTTCGGACCTGCGGGTCGCGGTCGACGGTGCGCCGGCGGTCGCCGTCCGCTGGTGGGTCGAGCCGGGATCGGGACGGCTGTGGTGCGACGGGTCGGCCGAGGCGGCCGGCCGGGCGATCGCGTGGCGGGCCGGGCGGTGGCCGGACCGCCAGCTGGCCGTCGCCGCGGCGCAGGACTCCACCCTGGCCGTGCTGGAAGCCGCGCTGGACTGA
- a CDS encoding DUF3027 domain-containing protein, whose product MTGVMSYAADRTEDAEQAAPVPSATQNADAVEPVVQATEATPTEVPAEVVDLARAAAVTEAGDEDSIGEHLDTLAEDPVARTVRFAALAAGYRGWQWSVTLAVLPDADPTVSEVVLLPGPDALIAPVWLPWDQRLRPGDLGPSDLLPAAEDDVRLVPGYVQSDDPAIEELATEVGLGRERVLSREGRDDAAERWHDGPFGPTSPTAKAAPAHCGTCGFFAPLAGSLGGAFGVCANEWSPADARVVDVAFGCGAHSEVPPPPPAVVIGETALDEVTLDVYPRPSAEERAAAGVVDPEPTDAPSVDEPVATAETDGAAPASDARLIDLVPAVAETGDELPDVELVTAESDVVDGLSASAQDESHVDGPVAVEPEVVTSAGAVAGPEAEIVLPEPAAPSPSPSATDAVPQDVAPSVDDSRDAGTEQDPLADPADG is encoded by the coding sequence ATGACCGGTGTGATGTCGTACGCCGCCGACCGTACGGAGGACGCCGAGCAGGCCGCCCCGGTCCCTTCGGCCACCCAGAACGCCGACGCCGTCGAGCCGGTCGTGCAGGCCACCGAGGCGACCCCGACCGAGGTTCCGGCCGAAGTCGTCGACCTCGCCCGCGCGGCCGCGGTGACCGAGGCCGGTGACGAGGACTCCATCGGCGAGCACCTCGACACGCTCGCCGAAGATCCAGTGGCCCGCACCGTCCGCTTCGCGGCGTTGGCGGCCGGTTATCGCGGGTGGCAATGGTCGGTGACGCTGGCCGTCCTGCCGGACGCGGACCCGACCGTCAGCGAGGTCGTGCTGCTGCCCGGCCCCGACGCGTTGATCGCGCCGGTCTGGCTGCCGTGGGACCAGCGCTTAAGGCCCGGTGACCTCGGCCCGTCCGATCTGCTGCCGGCCGCCGAGGACGACGTCCGGCTCGTCCCCGGGTACGTCCAGTCCGATGACCCGGCGATCGAGGAGCTGGCCACCGAGGTCGGGCTCGGCCGGGAACGCGTGCTCAGCCGCGAGGGACGGGACGACGCGGCCGAACGGTGGCACGACGGTCCGTTCGGTCCCACCAGCCCGACGGCCAAGGCGGCGCCGGCCCACTGTGGCACCTGTGGATTCTTCGCCCCGTTGGCCGGCAGCCTGGGCGGCGCCTTCGGCGTCTGTGCCAACGAGTGGTCGCCGGCCGACGCCCGGGTCGTCGACGTCGCGTTCGGGTGCGGCGCCCATTCCGAGGTGCCGCCCCCGCCCCCGGCCGTGGTGATCGGCGAGACCGCCCTGGACGAGGTGACTCTCGACGTGTACCCGCGGCCGTCGGCCGAAGAACGGGCGGCCGCCGGTGTCGTCGACCCGGAGCCGACGGATGCGCCGTCCGTGGACGAGCCGGTCGCCACGGCCGAGACCGACGGTGCGGCGCCCGCATCCGACGCCAGGCTGATCGATCTCGTCCCGGCCGTGGCCGAGACGGGCGACGAGCTCCCGGATGTCGAGCTGGTCACGGCCGAGTCGGATGTCGTGGACGGGTTGTCGGCCTCGGCCCAGGACGAATCCCATGTCGACGGCCCGGTGGCCGTGGAGCCCGAGGTGGTGACCTCGGCCGGTGCGGTGGCCGGACCCGAGGCCGAGATCGTGCTGCCGGAACCGGCCGCCCCGTCGCCGTCGCCGTCGGCGACGGACGCCGTGCCGCAGGACGTGGCACCGTCGGTCGATGACTCCCGTGACGCCGGGACCGAGCAGGACCCGCTGGCCGACCCGGCCGACGGGTGA
- a CDS encoding DUF2771 family protein: protein MTVTDHPRTAPSPRRSVRWTALGLVPLLGLIAACQAPRPDVTFYGNGTAVDTEPTTWCPVDADKLEIGTCEETGLTELPQLALQPGQPVQVNVPTAIARQPWQIVFRYTTPDGEVGEGRTAVFSDHTLAYTLRPPQPDDLFIRVRVESGILPTANDEFTATQVWELLIRPQAPSDQTSPDFDTENTKGTA from the coding sequence GTGACCGTCACCGATCACCCCCGCACCGCCCCGTCCCCCCGACGAAGCGTCCGCTGGACCGCCCTCGGACTCGTGCCGCTACTGGGGTTGATCGCCGCCTGCCAGGCGCCCCGCCCGGACGTCACCTTCTACGGCAACGGCACGGCCGTCGACACCGAGCCGACCACCTGGTGCCCGGTCGACGCGGACAAGCTCGAGATCGGCACCTGTGAGGAGACCGGCCTGACCGAGCTCCCCCAGCTCGCCCTGCAACCCGGACAGCCCGTCCAGGTCAACGTGCCCACGGCCATCGCCCGGCAGCCCTGGCAGATCGTCTTCCGCTACACCACCCCCGACGGCGAGGTGGGCGAAGGCCGGACCGCGGTCTTCTCCGATCACACGCTCGCCTACACACTGCGACCGCCGCAGCCCGATGACCTGTTCATCCGGGTCCGGGTGGAGTCGGGCATCCTGCCCACCGCCAACGACGAGTTCACCGCCACCCAGGTGTGGGAGCTGCTGATCCGACCGCAGGCTCCGTCCGACCAGACGAGCCCCGACTTCGACACGGAGAACACGAAGGGCACCGCCTGA
- a CDS encoding cold-shock protein — MPSGKVKWYDADKGFGFIAQEGGGADVHVRSSALPSGVATLKPGQKIDFDVADGRRGPQALRVTVLEAPPSVVATTRRPAEELHGLVDDMIKLLESKALPDLRRGRYPDRAMGGRIAQVLRAVADELDA, encoded by the coding sequence GTGCCCAGCGGCAAGGTGAAGTGGTACGACGCGGACAAGGGGTTCGGTTTCATCGCCCAGGAGGGCGGCGGGGCCGACGTCCATGTCCGCTCCTCGGCGTTGCCGTCCGGGGTGGCCACGCTCAAGCCCGGGCAGAAGATCGACTTCGACGTGGCCGACGGCCGTCGCGGCCCCCAGGCCCTGCGGGTGACGGTGCTGGAGGCCCCGCCGTCGGTGGTCGCCACCACCCGCCGGCCGGCCGAGGAGTTGCACGGACTGGTCGACGACATGATCAAGCTGCTCGAGTCCAAGGCGCTGCCGGATCTGCGTCGGGGTCGGTACCCCGACCGGGCCATGGGCGGTCGGATCGCGCAGGTGCTGCGGGCCGTCGCGGACGAGCTCGACGCCTGA